A section of the Planifilum fimeticola genome encodes:
- a CDS encoding ABC transporter ATP-binding protein, whose product MWTFDRVTVRYKEGAAALEDFSGRLAEKRIFGIVGPDGAGKSSLLKLMAGSIRPTSGRMAREGRFQIGYVSESFGLYEDMSVEENLRFYGSLYGLKRAEAEERSRDLLRRAKLLPFGGRLAGKLSGGMKRKLAIVAAVLHRPSCLILDEPTHGVDPLARREIWALIEELAREGTRVVVSTQYLDEVARCDEVLFLHRGRLLVRGSPEELIRCFPHRVFRIPEMREARVRELRRLRTVPGVVDAFPRGVHWIILAEGDEVLEPLKDHLNGMGYRREIEPAEPEFEDVFIQWMGEAEERD is encoded by the coding sequence ATGTGGACCTTTGATCGGGTGACGGTGCGGTACAAGGAAGGGGCGGCGGCGCTGGAGGATTTCAGCGGACGCCTGGCGGAAAAGCGGATCTTCGGGATCGTCGGACCGGACGGCGCGGGCAAATCCTCCCTCCTCAAACTGATGGCCGGTTCGATTCGGCCGACCAGCGGGCGGATGGCGCGGGAGGGGAGGTTCCAGATCGGATATGTCTCGGAGAGTTTCGGCCTGTATGAGGATATGAGTGTCGAGGAAAATCTCCGGTTCTACGGCTCCCTGTACGGACTGAAGCGGGCGGAGGCGGAGGAGCGGTCGAGGGATCTGCTCCGACGGGCGAAGCTTCTCCCCTTTGGAGGCCGGCTGGCCGGAAAATTGTCGGGAGGGATGAAGCGGAAGCTGGCCATCGTCGCCGCCGTGCTGCACCGCCCCTCCTGCCTGATCCTGGATGAGCCGACCCACGGGGTGGATCCGTTGGCCCGCCGGGAGATATGGGCGCTGATCGAAGAGCTGGCGCGAGAGGGAACGCGGGTGGTGGTATCCACCCAGTATCTGGACGAGGTCGCCCGTTGCGACGAAGTGCTCTTCCTCCACCGGGGACGATTGCTGGTCCGGGGCAGCCCGGAGGAACTGATCCGGTGTTTTCCCCATCGGGTGTTCCGGATCCCGGAGATGCGGGAAGCCCGGGTCCGGGAACTGAGGCGGCTCCGAACCGTTCCCGGCGTGGTGGACGCCTTTCCCCGCGGCGTCCACTGGATCATTCTGGCCGAGGGGGATGAGGTGTTGGAGCCGCTGAAGGACCATCTGAACGGGATGGGATACCGGCGGGAGATCGAACCGGCGGAACCCGAGTTTGAGGATGTGTTCATCCAATGGATGGGGGAGGCGGAGGAACGTGATTGA
- a CDS encoding ABC transporter ATP-binding protein — protein sequence MIEIRGLTRRFGSFRAVDDVSLTVTPGKIFGLIGANGAGKTTLIRMLCGLLPPSEGSASVFGCDIVKDRYRIRERIGYMSQKFSLYPDLTVWENLDFYARLYGVSDRRNRVEELVEEFRLKESVRRPVYALGGGLRQRVAFAAALVHSPLLLILDEPTSGVDPLTRRLFWEQLYERTERGATVLVTTHYMDEAERCDEVALMNRGRIVVSGGVREIRDRFRSRLGERPSLEDIFADVIRRGGDDDKQELG from the coding sequence GTGATTGAGATTCGCGGTCTGACCCGGCGGTTTGGTTCCTTCCGGGCGGTGGATGATGTATCATTGACAGTGACGCCGGGAAAGATTTTCGGACTGATCGGTGCCAACGGAGCGGGAAAGACGACGCTGATCCGCATGCTTTGCGGGCTTCTGCCGCCCAGTGAGGGATCGGCTTCCGTCTTCGGATGCGATATCGTGAAGGACAGGTACCGGATCCGGGAGCGGATCGGCTATATGTCCCAGAAGTTTTCCCTCTATCCCGATCTGACGGTGTGGGAGAACCTCGATTTTTACGCCCGGCTGTACGGGGTTTCCGACCGGCGGAACCGCGTGGAGGAACTGGTGGAGGAATTTCGACTCAAAGAATCGGTTCGCCGGCCGGTTTACGCACTGGGAGGAGGATTGCGCCAGCGAGTCGCCTTTGCCGCCGCCCTGGTCCATTCCCCGCTGTTGTTGATCCTGGACGAGCCGACCAGCGGAGTGGATCCGCTCACGCGCCGGCTGTTCTGGGAACAGCTTTATGAGCGGACCGAGCGCGGCGCGACGGTGTTGGTGACCACCCACTACATGGACGAGGCGGAACGGTGTGACGAGGTGGCCTTGATGAACCGGGGGCGGATCGTGGTGTCCGGGGGGGTGCGCGAGATTCGGGATCGGTTCCGTTCCAGGCTCGGAGAGCGGCCGTCGTTGGAAGACATTTTTGCCGATGTGATCCGTCGAGGTGGAGATGATGACAAGCAAGAGCTGGGATGA
- a CDS encoding TetR/AcrR family transcriptional regulator codes for MTSKSWDEWVKTIADEYEVNLDPAQRQTQKQKQILEAAIHVFAEKGYSGASTHEIAERAGVAEATIFKHYRTKKGLLLRLVVPAIAKVAAPYIARPVLHLLEQDKPLHEVMQDVIVDRIQLVENNWKLIKIILVESLFHPELREALQNHVAKNLMAMAGEKLDRLKEQGKLRNDLPTYVLLRSAMSLVIGYLLARNVFPEVFARSEEEEEIRMIADVFVRGAGGPRAREEMEGGG; via the coding sequence ATGACAAGCAAGAGCTGGGATGAATGGGTAAAGACGATAGCGGATGAGTACGAGGTCAACCTGGATCCGGCCCAGCGGCAGACCCAAAAGCAGAAACAGATCCTGGAGGCCGCCATCCACGTGTTTGCCGAAAAGGGATACAGCGGCGCCTCCACCCATGAGATCGCCGAACGGGCCGGGGTGGCGGAGGCGACCATCTTCAAGCATTACCGCACGAAAAAGGGATTGCTCCTGCGCCTGGTGGTTCCGGCCATCGCCAAGGTGGCCGCTCCCTACATCGCCCGTCCGGTGCTCCATCTCCTGGAGCAGGACAAACCCCTTCACGAGGTGATGCAGGATGTGATCGTCGACCGCATCCAACTCGTTGAAAACAACTGGAAACTGATCAAAATCATCCTCGTGGAGAGCCTGTTCCATCCGGAACTGCGGGAGGCGCTGCAAAACCACGTGGCCAAAAACCTGATGGCCATGGCCGGTGAAAAGCTGGACCGCCTGAAAGAGCAGGGGAAACTGCGGAACGACCTGCCCACTTATGTCCTGCTGCGCAGCGCCATGTCGCTGGTGATCGGCTACCTGCTCGCCCGCAATGTTTTTCCGGAGGTGTTTGCCCGTTCGGAGGAAGAAGAGGAAATCCGCATGATCGCAGACGTCTTCGTCCGGGGGGCCGGAGGCCCCAGGGCCCGGGAGGAGATGGAAGGCGGCGGGTGA